A region of Pyxidicoccus parkwaysis DNA encodes the following proteins:
- a CDS encoding OsmC family protein, with the protein MSQPQTPATGVVMTVVSQPQFKTQLTHGPSGTVVASEAPRDNGGTGGSFSPTDMVGAALLSCAVTTMHLFASREGITLGEIRGRVEKRMTPPPRRIGELVMELQMPAGLSADQRKRLEEIAHGCPVARSLHPDVKVPLTFSYPD; encoded by the coding sequence ATGAGCCAGCCGCAGACTCCCGCCACGGGCGTGGTGATGACCGTGGTCAGCCAGCCCCAGTTCAAGACGCAGCTCACCCACGGCCCGTCCGGCACGGTGGTGGCCTCCGAGGCACCGCGTGACAACGGCGGCACCGGCGGCAGCTTCTCGCCCACGGACATGGTGGGCGCGGCGCTGCTGTCCTGCGCGGTGACGACGATGCACCTGTTCGCCTCGCGCGAGGGCATCACCCTGGGCGAGATTCGCGGCCGGGTGGAGAAGCGGATGACGCCTCCTCCGCGCCGCATTGGCGAATTGGTGATGGAGCTCCAGATGCCGGCGGGCCTGTCCGCCGACCAGCGCAAGCGCCTGGAGGAGATTGCCCACGGCTGCCCCGTGGCTCGCAGCCTCCACCCGGACGTGAAGGTGCCGCTGACGTTCAGCTACCCGGACTGA
- a CDS encoding deoxyhypusine synthase family protein, whose amino-acid sequence MAKTSSNPKKSLRAAYSGARKADPRPITGKEKPSELLAHAFSAYVGRQERTAFELMSKSMEQDASIFLTLSGAMTPAGLHQSCLIPLIEKGVISAITTTGANLYHDAHRIIGHAIREVNPNAGDLQYRLARIIRIYDLGFWEEALLDTDRLFSAIIRGPEFQKKMTTPEFHYLLGKAIYQIEKKLGVKQPSLLSTAYKHAVPIWVGAVQDGSIFLNIVKLKRLLGDAFKFELDINDDVYSMAAMQHFCRNQGSKRLAIWILGGGVPKNYTLQGEPLLDQILNVPTTGFDIDVQFCVDPVDNGALSSCPAGEGHTWGKVSVEAVETGSVYVHTDVTAVFPWLTHALLSEPKNKRKPMRLMDRMADAIAFLDADVQKRRKSLMKTLDWSVEDAEPSTEDDAKAHEAFVR is encoded by the coding sequence ATGGCCAAGACCTCCTCGAACCCGAAGAAGTCCCTTCGCGCCGCGTACTCCGGGGCGCGCAAGGCTGACCCTCGTCCCATCACCGGCAAGGAGAAGCCGTCGGAGCTGCTCGCCCACGCCTTCAGCGCCTACGTGGGCCGCCAGGAGCGCACGGCCTTCGAGCTGATGTCCAAGTCGATGGAGCAGGACGCCTCCATCTTCCTCACGCTCTCCGGCGCCATGACGCCCGCGGGCCTGCACCAGAGCTGCCTGATTCCCCTCATCGAGAAGGGCGTCATCAGCGCGATTACCACCACGGGCGCCAACCTCTACCACGACGCCCACCGCATCATCGGCCACGCCATCCGCGAGGTGAACCCCAACGCGGGCGACCTCCAGTACCGCCTGGCGCGCATCATCCGCATCTACGATTTGGGCTTCTGGGAGGAGGCGCTGCTCGACACGGACCGGCTCTTCTCCGCCATCATCCGTGGCCCCGAGTTCCAGAAGAAGATGACCACCCCCGAGTTCCACTACCTGCTCGGCAAGGCCATCTACCAGATTGAGAAGAAGCTCGGCGTGAAGCAGCCGTCGCTGTTGTCCACGGCGTACAAGCACGCGGTGCCCATCTGGGTGGGCGCGGTGCAGGACGGCTCCATCTTCCTCAACATCGTCAAGCTGAAGCGGCTGCTCGGCGACGCGTTCAAGTTCGAGCTCGACATCAACGACGACGTCTACTCCATGGCGGCCATGCAGCACTTCTGCCGGAACCAGGGCAGCAAGCGGCTGGCCATCTGGATTCTGGGTGGCGGCGTGCCGAAGAACTACACGCTGCAGGGCGAGCCGCTGCTGGACCAGATTCTCAACGTCCCCACCACGGGCTTCGACATCGACGTGCAGTTCTGCGTGGACCCGGTGGACAACGGCGCGCTGTCCAGCTGCCCCGCCGGCGAGGGCCACACCTGGGGCAAGGTGTCCGTGGAGGCGGTGGAGACGGGCTCCGTCTACGTGCACACCGACGTGACGGCGGTGTTCCCCTGGCTGACGCACGCGCTGCTCAGCGAGCCCAAGAACAAGCGCAAGCCGATGCGGCTGATGGACCGCATGGCGGACGCGATTGCCTTCCTCGACGCGGACGTGCAGAAGCGCCGCAAGTCGCTGATGAAGACGCTGGACTGGAGCGTGGAGGACGCGGAGCCCTCCACCGAGGACGACGCGAAGGCGCACGAGGCCTTCGTCCGTTGA
- a CDS encoding PHP domain-containing protein gives MIDLHSHTTASDGQYPPSELLALAAAAGVTVLAVTDHDTVAGLGEAAEAARVHGVELVPGIEVSAFIHGREVHILGHFLRPDDEDIARFSERLRQERDTRMEAMLERMRQLGYPVRMEHVRAVAGNAQLGRPHLARVLVEKGWAVDVKEAFDRFLGTRGAAWVDRYKLDGAEAIRLIRKAGGTATLAHPGSSRMERLEIRALAKAGLAGLEVLHSDHNPSVRQKYLALAKELDLVPTSGSDFHGEAVSPDHKLGNAAMPPELFAKLRARAAA, from the coding sequence TTGATTGACCTGCACTCGCACACCACCGCCAGCGACGGGCAGTACCCGCCGTCGGAGCTGCTGGCGCTCGCGGCGGCCGCCGGGGTGACGGTGCTGGCGGTGACGGACCACGACACGGTGGCGGGGCTGGGCGAGGCGGCGGAGGCGGCGCGCGTGCACGGGGTGGAGCTGGTGCCGGGCATCGAGGTGTCGGCCTTCATCCACGGGCGCGAGGTGCACATCCTCGGGCACTTCCTGCGGCCGGACGACGAGGACATCGCCCGCTTCTCCGAGCGGTTGCGCCAGGAGCGCGACACGCGGATGGAGGCCATGTTGGAGCGGATGCGGCAGCTCGGCTATCCCGTGCGGATGGAGCACGTGCGCGCGGTGGCGGGCAACGCACAGCTCGGGCGGCCGCACCTGGCGCGGGTGTTGGTGGAGAAGGGCTGGGCGGTGGACGTGAAGGAGGCCTTCGACCGCTTCCTGGGCACGCGCGGCGCGGCCTGGGTGGACCGGTACAAGCTGGACGGCGCGGAGGCCATCCGCCTCATCCGCAAGGCCGGAGGCACCGCGACGCTCGCCCACCCCGGCTCCTCGCGCATGGAGCGGCTGGAGATTCGCGCGCTGGCGAAGGCCGGGCTGGCCGGGCTGGAGGTGCTCCACTCGGACCACAACCCCAGCGTGCGGCAGAAGTACCTCGCGCTGGCGAAGGAGCTGGACCTGGTGCCCACCTCCGGCAGCGACTTCCACGGCGAGGCCGTGTCCCCGGACCACAAGCTGGGCAACGCCGCCATGCCGCCGGAGCTCTTCGCCAAGCTCCGCGCTCGCGCCGCGGCATGA
- a CDS encoding tetratricopeptide repeat protein, whose protein sequence is MECPSETTLSDFLEGLLPEAERARVLAHVESCEACQEHVAMGTSSAPAMLEPSGARAALAQGSTLSRYVVLERIGRGAMGEVYAAYDPELDRQVALKLLRPEGRHLEELRVRLLREAQALARLAHPHVVTVHDVGVAGECLFLALELVEGTTLSEWLKTPRPWKEVLRVFRDAGSGLAAAHAAGLVHRDFKPGNVLVGNDGRVRVTDFGLARPSNRWLRPRASTVPRAPEGPGPLTRTGAPVGTPAYMAPEQQQGHGVDARSDQFSFCVALYEALYGVRPFEGSSMEELARSAREGRLRAPERESKAPARVRRAVLRGLLARPEERFPTMDALLAELQPRAQRLRTRIAAWAGAASLVGLTVGYVVAHRDQARCAQEADKLVTVWNPERRERIHAAFLATGKPYAASAWETVASALDTQASAWRSLRTVSCLASRDATTSTWQTAACLDSRLWHLAAITDVLEKADAQTVQNAPQLVASLEGISACADAPAFAMRPQPSDALRPRVDAARRRLADVRARMEVGNHASALEVTTELLQELKGLDYRPLEGEVLTLHGYLLGLTGKPKEAEDVLYKALWAAEAGRDDETVARVWTLLLWVVGDQMARVDEANRLVHHARAAVERLGRERFPAIAMDLHLRMGGLMLVQGKLDEAEAEYAQGLELSRKTTGPERLRTFYFLSGLGRVRSRQLRAAESLELYQQAQAYALKERQWSPEHPVLAVNLNNIASELYSLGRTEEALATFQRSIALLEAARSKDHPSLAAPLNNLAVLLRREGRLDEARQHYQRALALFERSKGPDHPSTVTALSGLGMVAYDSQQLDEALAYNEQALERIQRGLGAETPRAEMALRNLGLIHLRAGRPDEARKSLTRAVTLLEKENGPDSAVASGAMRDLARVDLAMGAWKAALARCQRTLKLDEATQGADSPDTALDLACLGEVHLGLGTPEEAVPLLERARGIHAKSLMDRRDAARVSFLLARALWERRSPEARSRALDLAREAHEWLEAQGPRARVELREVMAWQTKHPPTVSEAIR, encoded by the coding sequence ATGGAGTGCCCGAGCGAGACGACACTGAGCGACTTCCTCGAGGGACTTCTCCCGGAGGCGGAGCGCGCGCGAGTCCTGGCGCACGTGGAGTCCTGCGAGGCGTGCCAGGAGCACGTGGCCATGGGGACCAGCTCCGCGCCGGCCATGCTGGAGCCCTCCGGGGCGCGGGCGGCGCTGGCCCAGGGTTCCACGCTGTCCCGCTACGTGGTGCTGGAGCGCATCGGCCGGGGCGCCATGGGCGAAGTCTACGCGGCCTATGACCCGGAATTGGACCGGCAGGTGGCCCTCAAGCTGCTGCGTCCCGAGGGGCGCCACCTGGAGGAATTGCGCGTGCGGCTCCTGCGCGAGGCCCAGGCCCTGGCGCGCCTCGCGCACCCGCATGTCGTCACCGTGCACGACGTGGGCGTGGCCGGGGAGTGCCTCTTCCTCGCGCTGGAGCTCGTCGAGGGCACCACCCTCTCCGAGTGGCTGAAAACACCGCGCCCGTGGAAGGAGGTGCTGCGCGTCTTCCGCGACGCGGGCAGCGGGCTCGCGGCGGCGCATGCGGCGGGCCTCGTGCATCGCGACTTCAAGCCCGGCAACGTCCTCGTGGGGAATGACGGCCGGGTGCGCGTGACGGACTTCGGCCTCGCGCGTCCCTCCAACCGGTGGCTGCGCCCTCGCGCGAGCACCGTGCCCCGTGCTCCGGAGGGCCCGGGGCCGCTGACGCGCACGGGCGCGCCGGTGGGCACGCCGGCCTACATGGCGCCGGAGCAGCAGCAGGGCCACGGCGTGGACGCCCGCTCGGACCAGTTCAGCTTCTGCGTCGCGCTCTACGAGGCGCTGTACGGCGTGCGTCCCTTCGAGGGCAGCAGCATGGAGGAACTGGCCCGCTCGGCGCGCGAGGGACGCCTGCGTGCGCCGGAGCGCGAGTCGAAGGCGCCCGCGCGGGTGCGGCGCGCGGTGCTGCGCGGCCTGCTCGCGCGGCCGGAGGAGCGCTTCCCCACCATGGACGCGCTGCTCGCGGAATTGCAGCCGCGAGCCCAGCGCCTGCGCACGCGGATTGCGGCCTGGGCGGGCGCGGCGAGTCTGGTGGGCCTGACGGTGGGCTACGTGGTGGCGCACCGGGACCAGGCGCGCTGCGCGCAGGAGGCGGACAAGCTCGTCACCGTCTGGAATCCCGAGCGGCGCGAGCGCATCCACGCGGCCTTCCTCGCCACCGGCAAGCCCTATGCGGCGTCCGCGTGGGAGACCGTCGCCTCCGCGCTGGACACGCAGGCCTCCGCGTGGCGCTCGCTGCGCACCGTCTCGTGCCTCGCCTCGCGCGACGCGACGACTTCCACGTGGCAGACGGCGGCGTGCCTGGACTCGCGGCTGTGGCACCTGGCCGCCATCACCGACGTGCTGGAGAAGGCCGACGCGCAGACGGTGCAGAACGCGCCGCAGTTGGTGGCCTCGCTGGAGGGCATCTCCGCGTGCGCGGACGCGCCCGCGTTCGCCATGCGGCCGCAGCCCTCGGATGCGCTGCGCCCTCGCGTGGATGCGGCCCGGCGCCGGCTGGCGGATGTCCGCGCGCGCATGGAGGTGGGCAACCACGCCTCGGCGCTCGAAGTCACCACGGAGCTGCTCCAGGAGTTGAAGGGGCTCGACTACCGCCCGCTGGAGGGCGAGGTGCTCACGCTGCACGGGTACCTGCTCGGCCTCACGGGCAAGCCGAAGGAGGCCGAGGACGTCCTCTACAAGGCCTTGTGGGCGGCCGAGGCCGGGCGCGACGACGAGACGGTGGCGCGCGTCTGGACGCTGCTGCTGTGGGTGGTGGGGGACCAGATGGCGCGGGTGGACGAGGCCAACCGGCTGGTGCACCACGCGCGCGCGGCGGTGGAGCGGCTGGGGCGTGAGCGCTTCCCCGCCATCGCCATGGACCTGCACCTGCGCATGGGCGGGCTGATGCTCGTGCAGGGCAAGCTGGACGAGGCGGAGGCGGAGTACGCGCAGGGGCTGGAGCTGTCGCGCAAGACCACCGGCCCCGAGCGGCTTCGCACCTTCTACTTCCTCTCCGGGCTGGGCCGCGTCCGCTCGCGCCAGCTCCGCGCCGCGGAGTCCCTGGAGCTGTATCAGCAGGCCCAGGCGTATGCGCTGAAGGAGCGGCAGTGGAGCCCCGAGCATCCCGTGCTCGCGGTCAACCTCAACAACATCGCCTCGGAGCTGTACTCGCTGGGCCGCACCGAGGAGGCGCTGGCCACGTTCCAGCGCTCCATCGCCCTGCTGGAGGCGGCGCGCTCCAAGGACCATCCGAGCCTCGCCGCGCCGCTCAACAACCTCGCCGTGCTGCTCCGTCGCGAGGGGCGGCTGGACGAGGCGCGGCAGCACTACCAGCGCGCACTCGCTCTCTTCGAGCGCAGCAAGGGGCCGGACCACCCGAGCACCGTCACCGCGCTCTCGGGGCTGGGGATGGTGGCGTACGACTCGCAGCAGCTCGACGAGGCGCTCGCGTACAACGAGCAGGCGCTGGAGCGCATCCAGCGCGGACTGGGCGCGGAGACGCCGCGCGCGGAGATGGCGCTGCGAAACCTGGGCCTCATCCACCTGCGCGCGGGGCGTCCCGACGAGGCGCGCAAGAGCCTGACGCGCGCCGTGACGCTGCTGGAGAAGGAGAACGGCCCGGACAGCGCGGTGGCGAGCGGCGCGATGCGAGATCTGGCGCGGGTGGACCTGGCGATGGGAGCCTGGAAGGCGGCGCTCGCGCGGTGCCAGCGCACGCTGAAGCTCGACGAGGCGACGCAGGGTGCGGACAGCCCGGACACCGCGCTGGACCTCGCGTGCCTGGGCGAGGTGCACCTCGGCCTGGGGACGCCGGAGGAAGCGGTGCCCCTGCTGGAGCGTGCGCGGGGCATCCACGCGAAGTCGCTGATGGACCGGCGCGACGCGGCTCGCGTGTCCTTCCTGCTGGCCCGAGCGCTATGGGAGCGCCGCTCGCCCGAGGCGCGGAGCCGTGCGCTGGACCTGGCTCGCGAGGCTCACGAATGGCTGGAGGCCCAGGGCCCCCGCGCGCGCGTGGAGTTGCGGGAAGTGATGGCGTGGCAGACGAAACACCCGCCCACCGTGAGCGAGGCCATCCGATGA
- a CDS encoding sigma-70 family RNA polymerase sigma factor → MTPAPLTELLLSHAPPEQREALHAVSDLEALLEGLLVKGREEWPDVTLAPEKFLRHLARHLPSEGSTEDALRQLRAADLYLACACATGESQALRHFERHVLSKVASRLSTAPGVTLDEVLQVARQRLLLGVAGSPPKISEFSGRGALSGWVRIVASRIARELRSQAGRQELISDSPHALERLLSGGNPEKDLLQAHSRQALTESLQAALAELTERERALLRLHHLHGLTMDRIATMYGEPRSSIARHVAQAREKLLKLTHRELASRLKLNGQELESLLGLVQSHLDLSLHRLMD, encoded by the coding sequence ATGACACCCGCCCCTCTCACGGAGCTGTTGCTGTCACACGCGCCTCCGGAGCAACGGGAAGCATTGCACGCGGTATCCGACCTGGAAGCCCTGCTGGAAGGACTCCTCGTGAAGGGCCGCGAGGAATGGCCCGACGTGACGCTCGCACCGGAGAAGTTCCTCCGTCACCTCGCACGACACCTGCCCTCGGAAGGCTCGACCGAGGACGCGCTCCGCCAGCTTCGCGCCGCGGACCTGTACCTCGCCTGCGCGTGCGCCACGGGCGAGTCCCAGGCCCTGAGACACTTCGAGCGTCACGTGCTGTCCAAGGTCGCCTCGCGCCTGAGCACGGCTCCCGGCGTCACGCTGGACGAGGTGCTTCAGGTCGCCCGCCAGCGATTGCTCCTGGGCGTGGCGGGCTCGCCGCCGAAAATCTCCGAGTTCTCCGGCCGGGGCGCGCTGAGCGGCTGGGTGCGCATCGTCGCCTCGCGCATCGCCCGTGAGCTGCGCAGCCAGGCCGGACGTCAGGAATTGATTTCCGACTCGCCGCACGCCCTGGAGCGCCTGCTGTCCGGAGGCAACCCGGAGAAGGATTTGCTCCAGGCCCACTCGCGCCAGGCGCTCACCGAGTCCCTCCAGGCCGCCCTCGCGGAGCTCACCGAGCGCGAGCGCGCCCTGCTCCGCCTGCACCACCTGCACGGCCTCACCATGGACCGCATCGCGACCATGTACGGCGAGCCCCGCTCCAGCATCGCCCGCCACGTGGCCCAGGCCCGAGAGAAGCTCCTCAAGCTCACCCACCGCGAGCTGGCCTCGCGACTGAAGCTGAATGGGCAGGAGTTGGAGAGTCTTCTGGGACTGGTCCAGAGTCATCTGGACCTCAGCCTGCATCGGCTGATGGATTAG
- a CDS encoding SPFH domain-containing protein → MPFIQGLFNGVLLGALAYLFVRYVLGGLFTVDQNVRAVKVRLGRAERLGANLTNRDGPLSEGLARTDEERYVYPQLRVISSGGPYFKWPWEQVRKVSVATQTLNMAFDPESPEANQGGTVVDAVTKDQLNTGLTGQIRYRVSEKNLYAYLFGVKKPVAHVMGFFISILRQRIANFEAPPAARDDNSLEASVVSGVSINDLRKNLRDLNEHMVHECRGSEARYGVVLEASLITGIDPPQEVESALAAINTAHNHVSSDISLAQASADQKIVQSRRAVEIETLKAQAEVEPLVALSNELAMLKRSGPGALRAYLRNIRLGLYQKAQAVVMGVKNG, encoded by the coding sequence ATGCCGTTCATCCAGGGGCTTTTCAACGGGGTGCTCCTGGGCGCCCTCGCCTATCTCTTCGTGCGCTACGTGCTGGGCGGACTCTTCACCGTCGACCAGAACGTGCGCGCGGTGAAGGTTCGGCTGGGCCGCGCCGAGCGCCTCGGAGCCAACCTCACCAACCGTGACGGCCCGCTCTCCGAGGGGCTCGCCCGCACCGACGAGGAGCGCTACGTCTATCCGCAGCTCCGCGTCATCTCCTCCGGAGGCCCGTACTTCAAATGGCCCTGGGAGCAGGTGCGCAAGGTCTCCGTCGCCACGCAGACGCTCAACATGGCCTTCGACCCCGAGTCCCCCGAGGCCAACCAGGGTGGCACCGTGGTGGATGCCGTCACCAAGGACCAGCTCAACACCGGCCTCACCGGGCAGATTCGCTACCGCGTCTCGGAGAAGAACCTCTACGCGTACCTCTTCGGCGTGAAGAAGCCGGTGGCCCACGTCATGGGATTCTTCATCTCCATCCTCCGCCAGCGCATCGCCAACTTCGAGGCGCCGCCCGCCGCGCGCGACGACAACAGCCTGGAGGCCAGCGTCGTCTCGGGCGTGTCCATCAATGACCTGCGCAAGAATCTGAGGGACCTCAACGAGCACATGGTCCACGAGTGCCGGGGCAGCGAGGCGCGCTACGGCGTGGTGCTGGAGGCGTCGCTCATCACCGGCATCGACCCGCCGCAGGAGGTGGAGAGCGCGCTGGCCGCCATCAACACCGCGCACAACCACGTCTCCAGCGACATCAGCCTCGCGCAGGCCTCCGCGGACCAGAAAATCGTCCAGAGCCGCCGCGCGGTGGAAATCGAGACGCTGAAGGCGCAGGCAGAGGTGGAGCCCCTCGTCGCCCTGTCCAACGAGTTGGCCATGCTCAAGCGCAGCGGTCCGGGCGCGCTCCGGGCGTACCTGCGCAACATCCGGCTGGGTCTGTACCAGAAGGCCCAGGCGGTGGTGATGGGGGTGAAGAATGGTTAG
- a CDS encoding SPFH domain-containing protein, whose product MVSTLIGAIIGFFGMAIGLPFFFALLRLFGFYAIVQERSCRVYVLFGSVVCTLDEPGVHFLWPKLGWKALIVNLVGRCHVVDLRLDQQYLRSQAVNSEEGAPMGIGIWYEMYVSDPKRFLFENADPRGSLAANVSNAAVRCLSNMKLAAMLETRHEMSRTVRAEVSPQSHEWGYKLGSVYVRKVHFRDAQMIRQIEEKVVNRLRQVTSAIRQDGANQVSIITSTAERQSAVEFARAAALRPQIVGAALKKIGEDPEVLEATFELLETQRLLESGAQLTLLPEGQRNELVTQLLTARTGSRP is encoded by the coding sequence ATGGTTAGCACGCTGATTGGCGCCATCATCGGCTTCTTCGGCATGGCCATTGGCCTGCCCTTCTTCTTCGCGCTGCTGCGGCTGTTCGGCTTCTACGCCATCGTCCAGGAGCGCTCGTGCCGGGTGTACGTGTTGTTCGGCTCGGTGGTGTGCACGCTGGACGAGCCCGGCGTCCACTTCCTGTGGCCGAAGCTCGGGTGGAAGGCGCTCATCGTCAACCTCGTGGGCCGCTGCCACGTCGTGGACCTGCGGCTGGACCAGCAGTACCTGCGCAGCCAGGCGGTGAACTCCGAGGAGGGCGCGCCGATGGGCATCGGCATCTGGTACGAGATGTACGTCTCGGACCCGAAGCGCTTCCTCTTCGAGAACGCGGACCCGCGCGGCAGCCTCGCCGCCAACGTGAGCAACGCCGCCGTGCGCTGCCTGTCCAACATGAAGCTGGCCGCCATGCTGGAGACGCGGCACGAGATGAGCCGCACCGTGCGCGCCGAGGTCAGCCCCCAGAGCCACGAGTGGGGCTACAAGCTGGGCAGCGTCTACGTGCGCAAGGTCCACTTCCGCGACGCGCAGATGATTCGGCAGATTGAGGAGAAGGTCGTCAACCGGCTGCGTCAGGTGACGAGCGCCATCCGTCAGGACGGCGCCAACCAGGTGAGCATCATCACCAGCACCGCCGAGCGGCAGAGCGCCGTGGAGTTCGCTCGCGCCGCCGCGCTGCGGCCCCAGATTGTCGGCGCCGCGCTGAAGAAGATTGGCGAGGACCCCGAGGTGCTGGAGGCCACCTTCGAGTTGCTGGAGACGCAGCGCCTGTTGGAGAGCGGCGCGCAGCTCACGCTGCTTCCCGAGGGCCAGCGCAACGAATTGGTCACCCAGCTCCTCACCGCGCGCACGGGAAGCCGCCCGTAG
- a CDS encoding pyridoxal phosphate-dependent decarboxylase family protein: protein MSALDVTPAQFRRLADRISSLAEQWLADLDSRRIAPDTTGAVTEALFAEGLPEEGLKDAALEALKPVMDGSRAGNARFLAYVFGSGEPVGVLGDYVASVINQNVTAWRSAPTIVSLERSVVRSLARAVGCDGFTGSFAGGGSAANLMGLAMAREALAPANEEGSPSGVVYASSEVHMSIPKAMALLGLGRKNLRLIPVDSEWRMRPELLERAIAEDRAAGRRPLAVVATAGTVNTGAVDPLPEVSRIARAQGLWMHVDGAYGALAAMALPDAFEGMSLADSLSMDAHKWLYQPVDCGVLLFRDPGAARKAFSFSGDYVRTMNADAVEGFAFFDESMELSRRARALKVWLSVRYHGLAAFREAIRRDVENARRMESLIRAAPELELLAPARLSAVCFRYAGRVPDSERDAFNARLMARINARGRAYLSNATLHGRFVLRACFVNHRTSPEDVDTVMAEVLAAAGELL from the coding sequence ATGAGCGCCCTGGACGTGACTCCCGCGCAGTTTCGTCGTCTCGCTGACCGGATTTCATCTCTCGCGGAGCAATGGCTCGCGGACCTGGACTCACGGCGCATCGCCCCCGACACCACGGGCGCCGTCACGGAGGCGCTGTTCGCGGAGGGCCTGCCCGAGGAGGGCTTGAAGGACGCCGCGCTGGAGGCGCTGAAGCCCGTCATGGATGGCTCCCGCGCGGGTAACGCGCGCTTCCTTGCGTATGTGTTTGGCTCGGGCGAGCCGGTGGGCGTGCTGGGGGACTACGTAGCCAGCGTCATCAACCAGAACGTCACCGCGTGGCGCTCCGCGCCCACGATTGTGAGTCTGGAGCGCTCGGTGGTGCGGAGCCTGGCGCGCGCGGTGGGCTGCGACGGCTTCACCGGCAGCTTCGCGGGTGGCGGCTCGGCGGCGAACCTCATGGGCCTGGCGATGGCTCGCGAGGCGCTGGCTCCCGCGAACGAGGAGGGCTCGCCCTCCGGCGTGGTGTACGCCTCGTCCGAGGTCCACATGTCCATTCCCAAGGCGATGGCGCTGCTCGGCCTGGGGCGGAAGAACCTCCGGCTGATTCCCGTCGACTCCGAGTGGCGCATGCGTCCCGAGTTGCTGGAGCGCGCCATCGCCGAGGACCGCGCCGCCGGTCGGCGCCCGCTGGCAGTGGTGGCCACGGCGGGCACCGTCAACACCGGCGCGGTGGACCCGCTTCCTGAGGTGTCGCGCATCGCCCGCGCGCAGGGACTGTGGATGCACGTGGACGGCGCCTACGGGGCGCTCGCCGCCATGGCCCTGCCGGACGCGTTCGAGGGCATGTCATTGGCCGACTCGCTCTCCATGGACGCGCACAAGTGGCTCTACCAACCGGTGGACTGCGGCGTGCTGCTGTTCCGCGACCCGGGCGCCGCGCGCAAGGCGTTCTCCTTCAGCGGCGACTACGTGCGCACGATGAACGCCGACGCGGTGGAGGGCTTCGCCTTCTTCGACGAGTCGATGGAATTGTCCCGCCGGGCCCGCGCGCTGAAGGTGTGGCTCTCCGTGCGCTACCACGGCCTCGCGGCGTTCCGGGAGGCCATCCGCCGTGACGTGGAGAACGCGCGGCGCATGGAGTCACTCATCCGCGCCGCACCCGAATTGGAGTTGCTCGCGCCGGCCAGGCTGAGCGCGGTGTGCTTCCGCTATGCGGGCCGCGTTCCAGATTCAGAGCGCGATGCGTTCAACGCGCGGTTGATGGCTCGCATCAACGCGCGCGGCCGTGCCTATCTCTCCAACGCGACGCTGCACGGGCGCTTCGTGTTGCGTGCCTGTTTCGTCAATCACCGCACCTCGCCCGAGGATGTGGACACGGTGATGGCGGAAGTGCTCGCGGCCGCCGGGGAGCTTCTCTGA
- a CDS encoding amphi-Trp domain-containing protein produces MAKKRPDRDLEKTYPRKDFVAKLRRLADAIEAGKAFSIQIAGERLHIPADAHFNIEHEREGSVDEVEFQLRWQRE; encoded by the coding sequence ATGGCGAAGAAGCGTCCCGACCGAGACCTGGAGAAGACCTACCCGCGCAAGGACTTCGTCGCGAAGCTGCGGCGGCTGGCGGATGCGATTGAGGCCGGCAAGGCATTCAGCATCCAGATTGCCGGAGAGCGCCTGCACATCCCCGCCGACGCGCACTTCAACATCGAGCATGAGCGCGAGGGCAGCGTGGACGAGGTGGAGTTCCAGCTCCGCTGGCAGCGTGAGTAG